Proteins from a single region of Synchiropus splendidus isolate RoL2022-P1 chromosome 3, RoL_Sspl_1.0, whole genome shotgun sequence:
- the mettl4 gene encoding N(6)-adenine-specific methyltransferase METTL4, whose protein sequence is MAILVQSLNGWVLRPHSPTEEVYSRCIRWRRRGDTPEEVKCCFKKQYFQISQSHYTVKVNGDDTIQKTGKAAKKRKRKHTELNQGEIDAAAFHEKIRCVVLTGTQSLLDLARALGHLSRTANAASERLEFPDCGLAGLCDMAKELPLVDEEDPVCSQPLVTEAGDTSHLDLFSRVTENKMDRGVLVSLLGEEYVIPPHASFLLSDLTRIQPLVKDGKTFDLMVLDPPWENKSVKRSRRYSCLPSSQLKQLPVPLLASPDCLVVTWVTNRPSHLRFVCEELYPHWGVEVLAEWYWVKVTTAGEFVFPLDSPHKKPYEVLVLGRCRSSVSNTTRSEVESGRLIVSVPSTLHSQKPSLSDVLKPYVPAGASCLELFARSLQPGWTSWGNEVLKFQHVSYFTQSAPEDEGSGAAGCDPVGKPC, encoded by the exons ATGGCTATATTGGTCCAGAGCTTGAACGGTTGGGTTTTGCGCCCGCACTCGCCAACTGAAGAGGTTTACTCTCGCTGCATCCGTTGGAGACGACGAGGTGACACACCTGAAGAAGTTAAATGTTGTTTCAAAAAGCAATATTTCCAGATTTCCCAAAGCCATTACACTGTTAAAGTGAACGGGGATGATACGATACAGAAGACTGGTAAAGCTGCGAAG aaaaggAAGCGGAAACACACTGAACTCAACCAGGGAGAGATAGATGCTGCTGCCTTTCATGAGAAG ATCCGATGTGTGGTTCTGACAGGGACTCAGTCCTTACTGGACTTGGCCAGAGCCCTGGGTCACCTCAGTCGAACAGCAAATGCTGCAAGTGAAAGACTTGAGTTTCCAGACTGTGGTCTGGCAGGTCTGTGCGACATGGCCAAAGAGCTTCCCCTGGTGGACGAGGAGGACCCTGTCTGCTCTCAGCCGCTGGTGACTGAAGCGGGGGACACGTCCCATCTGGACCTGTTTTCCCGGGTGACAGAGAACAAGATGGACCGAGGCGTGTTGGTGTCACTGTTGGGAGAGGAGTACGTCATCCCACCACACGCCTCCTTTCTGCTGTCTGATTTGACAAGGATCCAGCCCCTTGTTAAGG ATGGAAAGACATTTGACTTGATGGTTCTTGATCCACCCTGGGAAAATAAGTCTGTCAAGAGGAGCCGCAG ATACAGCTGTTTGCCCTCCTCACAGCTGAAGCAGCTACCCGTCCCTCTGCTGGCGTCCCCTGACTGCCTGGTGGTCACTTGGGTCACGAACCGGCCGAGCCACTTGCGCTTCGTTTGCGAGGAGCTGTACCCTCACTGGGGAGTGGAGGTGCTGGCGGAGTGGTACTGGGTGAAG GTCACGACAGCAGGAGAGTTTGTGTTCCCGCTGGACTCGCCGCACAAGAAGCCCTACGAGGTTCTGGTTCTAGGTCGATGCCGTTCCTCTGTGAGCAACACCACAAG GTCTGAAGTGGAGAGTGGGCGTTTGATCGTCAGTGTGCCATCCACTCTGCACTCGCAGAAGCCTTCACTGTCAG ATGTTTTGAAACCATACGTCCCAGCTGGTGCCAGTTGTTTGGAGCTGTTTGCCCGCAGCCTCCAGCCCGGGTGGACCAGCTGGGGCAACGAGGTGCTGAAGTTTCAGCATGTGAGCTACTTCACTCAGtctgccccagaagatgaaggatCGGGAGCAGCAGGGTGCGACCCAGTGGGCAAGCCCTGCTGA